One Sphaeramia orbicularis chromosome 21, fSphaOr1.1, whole genome shotgun sequence DNA window includes the following coding sequences:
- the LOC115412532 gene encoding CAVP-target protein-like, which translates to MSKVKATPPPGFTLNINDPQVQEAAIRIQASYRGHRSRKELREKGPPKILQELRDVVLVEGSAAKLECRVSAFPDPFIVWYKDGKELKDGPKYRYVFEDPDFVALVVRDGVLADLGKYTVTIKNPFGQTSGSACILVEVPAKVSKGPDNIKAKRGTTVVLKAEIRGEPPPDVAWLKDGDDIDEDDRVFFDVGDTNTILTIKNAKVSDAGKYEVFVENNLGTDQSFARVDVL; encoded by the exons ATGTCCAAAGTGAAGGCCACACCTCCCCCTGGATTCACTCTGAACATCAATGACCCTCAGGTCCAGGAGGCCGCCATCCGGATCCAAGCCTCATACCGGGGTCACAG GTCCCGAAAGGAGCTCCGGGAGAAAGGGCCCCCAAAGATCCTGCAGGAGCTCAGAGACGTGGTTCTGGTGGAAGGCAGCGCCGCCAAGCTGGAGTGTAGAGTCAGCGCTTTCCCAGATCCGTTCATCGTCTGGTACAAAGACGGCAAAGAGCTGAAGGATGGGCCCAAATACCGCTACGTGTTTGAAGACCCAGATTTTGTGGCACTGGTGGTTCGAGACGGAGTTCTAGCTGATCTGGGAAAGTACACGGTCACCATTAAAAACCCGTTTGGACAGACGTCAGGATCTGCCTGTATCCTGGTAGAAG TTCCGGCTAAAGTTTCTAAAGGCCCCGACAACATCAAGGCCAAGAGGGGGACCACAGTGGTCCTGAAGGCGGAGATCAGGGGGGAACCTCCTCCAGACGTGGCCTGGCTCAAAGATGGAGACGACATCGACGAAGACGACAG GGTTTTCTTTGACGTCGGAGACACCAACACCATTCTGACCATTAAAAATGCAAAGGTGTCTGACGCTGGCAAGTATGAGGTGTTTGTGGAGAACAACCTGGGCACAGACCAGTCCTTTGCTCGCGTTGATGTCCTCTGA